Proteins from a single region of Bombus vancouverensis nearcticus chromosome 5, iyBomVanc1_principal, whole genome shotgun sequence:
- the LOC117156159 gene encoding uncharacterized protein LOC117156159, producing MAQIFRVYKFEVPTLIHVFYRNYNQRRKCNYYEVLHISSNATQKEIRDAYIKLSKQVHPDCGNKGNHDEFVKINEAYSILSNKQSKRSYDIGLKENNIRENHYYQNAGSYNRYQYAYNMYYPRYRRKPSEAEKRKAIILWVFLLTIGLLIQLIRVIVWSNASQNAALRKSRMIMLEVENSNKKYENKTLEEKLEMLEKMMAEGIVPTDDK from the exons ATGGCACAAATTTTTCGTGTGTATAAATTTGAAGTACCTACATTAATTCATGTTTTCTATAGAAATTATAATCAAAG ACGTAAATGTAATTATTACGAAGTTTTGCATATTTCTTCAAATGCAACTCAAAAAGAAATAAGAGACGCTTATATCAAATTATCTAAACAG GTGCATCCTGACTGTGGCAATAAGGGAAATCATGATGAGTTtgtgaaaataaatgaagcCTATAGTATTTTAAGCAACAAACAGAGCAAACGTAGTTATGATATTGGTTTGAAGGAGAATAATATTCGTGAAAATCACTATTATCAGAATGCTGG ATCTTATAATCGTTACCAATATGCATACAATATGTACTATCCAAGATATAGAAGAAAACCTTCTGAAGcagagaaaagaaaagcaaTTATATTGTGGGTGTTCCTACTGACTATAGGATTACTAATTCAATTGATACGTGTTATAGTATGGTCAAATGCTAGTCAAAATGCAGCATTAAGAAAGAGTCGTATGATTATGCTAGAGGTTGAGAACAGTAATAAAAAGTATGAAAATAAAACACTTGAAGAGAAGCTAGAAATGTTGGAAAAAATGATGGCAGAAGGTATCGTGCCTACGGATGATAAATAA